GAATACCGGTCCATCAGTCCAAGAAGAGGAGTAGGCGTGCAGCGTCCCTTCAAACTGTTTTTCTTCGTTGATGCAATGATAGAGGCTTCCCCAATTTGCCTGTAAGGAGACTGTACAATCAAGGTTCTCCCTTCCGTTGTTTTGCACTAAGATGCCATAGACAAACCCCCTATGGCCCACCGGGGCATAGATGGTTATCGAAATGGAAAACCCATTTCCCAGAGTGAGGCTGGCACTGGGTATCCAATAATCGAGCAATTTCCACTGCAGGGAAGCGAGGTCAAGCAGTGCTCCCCCAATTTTAATGCGAGGGACCATAAAGGGATGATTCTCAGTTCCCCGCAGGTCCAGCAACCCTTTGCTTCCCATGTGGAGAAAGGTTATATCCTTGATTCCTGCATTCCTAGTCTCAATCTGTGGCAAAGAGATATATTCGTTTCCTGTTGGGTACCGTTCTATCTTCATCGGTGGAATCCTTATAGTAGCACTACTTAAACGTTTAAGTAACATGAACATTGTAAGCTTCGATACTAAAATACGTCAAGACTTTTTTCATATACCCTACAGGATTCTCATCTACAATTTTGCTTGACTTTCGAACCCTGCTCAATTACTCTGTAACAAGTATTACATGTAACAGGTATTACATATAAATAAAGGGTACAATACAATGGAAGATCAACAATGGCTCTTGCTCAATTTTACACTCCCTAAAGAACCTTCCCGGGTCCGGGTAAGCGTGTGGAGAAAATTGAAAAAAAAAGGTTCGATTAACATCGGGCAATCCATGTGGATTTTACCGGTCAGTGATCCACATCTTTTGTTTTTCACCGCGATCAGTGAGGAAATCACCCAGAACAAAGGAACAGCCTTTCTGCTTACAGCAACGTTCATCAAGGAAATCAATGCCCCGGACGTGATAGAACTCTTCAATTCCGCCAGAAATGAGGAATATACGGAGTTCTTGGAGAAATGCGAGGATTTCTCCGATGAGATAGAAAAAGAGACAACGATTGAAAATTTTTCCTTTGGGGAACTGGAAGAAAACGAAGAGGAATACAAGAAACTCAGTGAATGGCTCCAGAAAATACTTGAAAGAGATTTCTTCTCCTCTTCGGTAGGCCTCCAAGCAAAACAGCAATTAGGCAAATGCCAGCAACTGCTTGAGGAGTTCAGCTCAAAAGTCTATAGCTCATCCGAAGAAGAAGGGGCGATCTGAAAATGGCAAGGTTACCTATAGCACCAATCAAGGAACCGGGAAAGATACTCAACTACTGGAAAAAAGAAAAACTGATTGTCGCATGCATCGTCTTCTTCGGGCTGACCTTCAACACCTTGACAATCCTAGGGCCCATCTACCAAGGGAAACTCATCGATGCGATTGTCCAAGGTAATAATCTGAAAGCACTGCTTCAGCTTGCGGCAACTTTCATCCTCTTGGTCGTAACCATCCAGCTTTTGCGGTACTACAAACGCTTTTTCATCCGTCGTTTTGCCAACAACACCAGTGCTACCATGCGCCTGATGGTCTACAACAACATCATGCATAAGAGCATGACTGAGTTGGAAAAGGAAAATGCAGGGAATCTCATGACCCGGGCAATTTCAGATGTGGATCTGTGTGTCGAGGGCATGCGCAAGTTCACTACCGAAATCTTCGATACCGGGGTGTTGATGACCGCCTACCTTGTCTCCCTGTTCGTATATGATTACAAGGTAACGTTTTTTTCCTGCCTGTTCATTCCCCTTGCAATGTTCATTGCAGAGAAGCTCAAAACCCTCATGTACAGGTATTCTCTGGCCTACCGGCAAAAAAGCAGTGAAATCGCAAGCCTTACGTATGACTCTCTGGAGAATGTACTTATGTACCGTGCAAATGGCATGGAAGGGGCCAATGCAGTCAGGTATGCTGCAGAACTGGAAGATTTACGCAAGAAAGCAACGAAGGCAAGCATCCTGGAAAATACTATGCAACCTATCTACAACATCATTGCAATGATCGGGGTGGTCACTGTGCTCTACCTTGGCGGTGGCAAAGTCATTAGCGGCGAATGGACCCTTGGGGTATTCGTAACCTATATGACCATGTTTGGAGCCTTGGCGGTAAAGGCAAGCAAAGCTGCCAAGCTGTTCAATTCCGTACAGAAATCACAGATTTCCTGGAAACGGATAAAACCGTTCCTCGGTGAATACCAAACCAAAGAAGCGGTTCAAATCGAAGACACGTTGCAAACGAAACTAGAAGTCCTTGGCCTTGGCTTCACCTACCCCACCGGCAATGATGCCGTGTTACAGAATCTCAGCTTCTGTGCCAGAAGCGGTGAAATTATCGGGATAACAGGGCCAGTTGCCTCAGGGAAATCAACCTTGGGCTTGGCCTTGCTTGGCCTCTACCCCTACTTGGGAACTATCAAGATCGACGGCAAGGAACTGAGAGACTACACGGAGGCCCAGAGAAGCCAGATGATTTCCTATCTGGGGCATCAGAGCCAGCTACTCTCCGATTCCATATACAACAACATCACCATGGGAAGCAAGAAAGACATCTCGCAGGTTTTGCAGGATGTCTGCTTCGAGGAAGACCTTTCCAGCATGCAAGACGGAATCCACACGCTGGTAGGCAGCAACGGCATCCGGCTCAGCGGCGGACAGATGGCAAGAATCGCCCTGGCAAGGGCACTTCTGGATAAAAAGAAACTCATCATTCTTGATGACCCCTTCTCTGCAGTGGATAGGAAAACAGAAGGTACCATCATTGAAAATCTCAAACGACGATATACAGACAGCATCATCCTTATCATTTCGCATCGCCTCGCTTGGTTCAGCTCGTTGGACAGGATCATTCTTATCAAAGGATGCAACAACACAGAATACGGGACACACAGCCAACTGATGGAACGTTCACCATTCTACGCAACCATTTATCAGTTGCAGAATACCCAGGGAGATGAGAGAAATGAAAGCTAGTCTGGTCAAGAATTCCATCATCAACGTCTGTAAAGCCAAAAAAGGAACCTGCCTAGTCCTGGTAATTGCCATCTTCGGAACAGTCTTCGCAAGCCTGGTTCCTCCGCAGGTTTTGAAACTGGTCATCGACAAGAATCTCGTCCCCAAGGTTCCGCAAGGGTTGCTTGCCTTGGCCCTGCTCTACCTGGGTGCCCTGCTTTGCATCGGACTGTTCGATTTCACCAAGGAAGCGGTTATCACGGTTCTGGGACAGACGATAACCAAGGAAATCCGTTCCGAGATGATGGATAAACTGGAAACCATCCCTGCAAGTTATTTCTCGTCCCAGAACGCCGGGGAAATCGTCTCACGGTTTACCAATGATGTGGATTCGATCAATGCCATGTTCTCAAGTGGGATTGTGGGACTGGCAATCGACTGTTTCAAGATTATTGGGATTGTAATTTCCATCTGGTTGTTCAGCAGCCAGCTCGGTCTTATTGTCCTGGTATTGCTACCGGTAATCTTTCTCATCTCGCGCCTCTTCCAGAAAAGCATGCTCAAAGCCCAATTGGAAAATCGCAGGGTAATCGGAAGGGTAAACAACCATATCGGTGAAAGCATCAAGAACATGCTCATGATCAAAAGCAATAGCAAAGAGCGCTATATGGAAGAGACCTATACCAAGTATCTGCAGCAAAACTTCAAGACAATCGAAAAGGTGAATTTCTTCGATTCTGTCTTCCCCCCGATCATCCAGATTACAAGGGCCTTGGTCATAGCACTCATTGTGGTCCTTTCTTCAAAAGAGTTACACTTTTTAGGCATTACCCTGGGAATGGTGGCGGCTTCCATCGACCTGGTATCAAACCTCTTCATTCCGATTGAGAACCTTGGCATGGAGCTGCAGAATATCCAGTCTTCAATCGCAGGCAGCCGACGTGTCGATGAGTTCTACAGGGAAAAGGAAGACGACAGCAAGGATACCACCATAACAGCCAAGGCAATTCTCTCACAGAAAACTACGGCTAACCTTGTATTCGACCATGTCAGTTTCCATTATGACAAGGGCGTTGAAATCCTTAAAGACATTTCTTTGAACATACAGGATCGGGAAAAGGTCACGTTGGTTGGCAGGACCGGAGTCGGAAAATCGACATTGTTCAAGCTGGTTCTGGGTTTGCTCAAACCGACCAAAGGAAGCATAACCATCAACGGGGTAGACGTATATGCAATTCCTAATAGCGAGAAGCGCAAGCTTTTCGGATATGTCGACCAAGGTTTCCAGATCATTGTGGGAACCATTGGGGAACAAATCAGCCTGAAAGACCCTTCCATTACCAAAGAACAGATAGAAAGGGCCCTCGAGGTGGTCGATCTTACAGAATATGTGCACTCGCTGGAAAAAGGAATCGACACCCCGGTTAGTGACAACTCCCTCTTTTCCCAGGGTCAGAAACAGTTGCTTGCGATTGCAAGGGCAATTGTGACCGACCCCCCGATTCTCCTGCTTGACGAGATAACGGCAAACCTTGATTCGGTAACCGAGGCAAAGCTTACTGCCGTACTGCAGAAAACCAGCCAGGAGCACACGGTGCTTTCCATTTCCCATAGGCTTTCCTCCCTAGTCGACTGTGACACCATGGTCATCCTGGAAAAAGGTAAGGTAAAGAACAGCGGCTCGCCTCAAAAGCTCATGGAGGAAGACGACTGGTTCAGAAGCCATAGGGAGCTGGAGAAGCTGACAGGAAGGTAATCCAAAAAAAGAGGTATCCCCTCCTTTCAATCATAGGACAAGAATTCGTCAATCTGCGCGGGCACTTCCTTCGCTTCCTTGGAAGGAAACAACACCCAGTCATGCATCAAACCTTCACCGAGCACCAAGGAGAGTGAGGAATCTTTGGCTTTTCCAACCTTTTCCTGCAAGAGCAGGCAATCGGGAAAGAAAATCTCATGGGTTCCTGCATAGAGCAGGATTTCCCCCAGATTGTCCAGGGTGCCAAAAAGAGGGGAAAGAAAAGGAATCGACAAATCATCCCCTCCGCTGTACAGGCTTGCAGCATACCGCAGGCCCTCGACAGAAAGGACGGGGTCGATCGGATCATAGTCAGCAATCTGTTTATTTTGCAGAGCTAGATCGAGCCAAGGGGAACACAGGACTGTCTTTTTGGGAAATGGCACAATTTTTTCATCTCTGAGTGCCTGTAAAAGAGCCAAGGCCAAACCACCCCCGGCAGAATCACCAAACAGGAAGAACGTATGGTCAGGATACCTACGGACAACCTCCCGGTATGTTTCAAGAACCATGGCTTTGGTTGCTTTCCAGGTACTTTCAGGGGCTAGGGGGTAATCGACGAAAGAAATGGTCAAAGGGTACTTACTGGCCAAGGCCCGGATAAGCCTGCGATGGAAGGCCGAGGCCTCAACTACATACGATCCTCCATGAAAAAATAACAGGTGCCTGCCATCGGGAGCTTTTCCGCTGACCGTCGTAACACATTTTCCCTGGGCTTCAAAGGTATCGAGGGTAAAACCAGATTTAAAATGTCTAGCATCCATCACCCCGTTTCCCCGGGGAGGATTCTTATAAAGCCTGGATGCAAGGTCTTTGCCTTTTATCAGTTTTAAAAAGGACTGGGCTACATCGGTGGTCGCACTCATTTTTCCTATCCCCTATTTTCCTAATCATAGGCATTTGATTTGCTATCGTCTAGGTTTGGCCAAGAATTGACAATCTCTCGGAAAGAAGACTTCGCATGCGTTCTTTGAGCGTTTCGGATGCAAAACTTGTTTCGATGGTTTCTATGAATTCGTTTTCAAGACCAAGGAGACGGTTTATAAGATTTACTGCTACCTTGTCATATAAATGAAAATTCTGAGCCAATTTCAAGAAATCAAGTCGGTTAAGATGTGCTTTTTTTTCCCCTAGGGTAAGCGCTGTTTCTTCCTTGTCAGAGCTCATGATCAGTTGTACGGGCAATAAGTCATAGAAGGGGGAAAGCACATATTTTTCAAAGTCCTCGGCTATCAATGAAAAATTTTTCAAATGCATATCGGAATTTCCTGTCATGAAACAAAATATAAGAAGGTAATATAAATTGGCAAGATCAAGATTCGGACGGTAGGACCACCGGGAAACAATCTTTGCGCATTGCTCATAGGAACCCTTGTATTTATCCTCTGTTAGACGAGATGAGAGTTGACAGAAGTCTTCCATTGGAATCCTGTGTATTTTGCCTTGGATTACCCGCCTGTCTATTCGCTTGGTTATATAGGCTAGACTACCGTCAGAAAGTCGCATCATTGCATGCGGAACAGTTTGTATACCGGCAACATCTGCCATCCGCATAACCAAATCCTCCGCCTGGGGCAGTTCCTTAAAATCTACCGAATTTGGTTTTAGAATGTACCCTGCAGGTACACCTACAAGCGTCAAACGAGAGGGATTGCCTCTTTTGCCATCAAGCAAATGCAGGGAAAGCTTTTTCTGGGCTCCGGGAACAGTGATTCCCATTCCAGTGGATTTCTTTGCAAGATCCTCAATCATGGTTTCTGACAATTCCAACTCAGGGATGTTTTTCGTACCGAAAAATTTATTACTACAGGCACCATGCCACTGGTTTGAGGTATCCACTTCTAAGGGCTTCCCACAATATAGACATCTTTGCATCAGATAGCCTCCACTGAAACCGCCCCGATACTATCCTTACAGGTGGCTAGCAACAATCCCATTCTGTCCCTTGGATTGAGTTTCCAAGTCTCCAATGATATTTCCAAAAGCCACCCCTCGGGAATAAGACCATCGAAGAAAGGGAAAAAGACAGTACTGGTAAACGCTTCTCCCTGCAACGGAAGCGTCAAGCTGACCGGATGTGGAACAGGTCCGGAAAGATAGGAAGCAGCATATGAGAAGGAATAGCCCTTTTCCGTTTCAGCTATAACTCCTGCAAAAATCCCATCAAAGAATACATTTCCCTGTCGAAACGTAGAAATCATAGGCCTTCCCCTTCCTTCGGCATTCTCCCAGGAACAGCCCTACTGCCGAACATAGACAAAGCCTGATTCACCTTGTCCAATCGTACCGTTTCCTTTCCTTGCTCCAGGTCACGGATGAATCTGAGTCCAAGCCCAGAACGCAAGGCAAATTCCTGCTGGGTCAATCCGGCTTTTTTGCGTTCTTCTTTGATATAAGTCCCGATTGGGTTACGACCACTATTTTCCATAGGTAATATTATACCCTTTCGAGTATAATCTGTCTATATATTATATATATTATACCCTAAAGGGTACAATTCTTAAAATACAAGGAGATCTATACCCGATAGGGCATACTTTTATGAACAAATACGCCATTTGGAGAAACAAGTGTTACTGCAAAGCTTCTTTGGTATACCCAAGGTCAAGCATCCGGTACAGGTATCTTGAGGCTACCGAGGCATAGGGATGCCACACGGCACAACGCTGTGTTATAGAGGAAATGGAAAGATCTTCGGTTTTATACAGATACCGATAGGCCTGCAGAAACGCACCGTCCTCATACGGAAGGACATCCATCCGGTCGAGCGCAAAGATCAGGTACATCTTGGCCGTCCAGGGACCGATTCCCTTAAGAGAGGTTAACCGACTTATCACTTCTTTGTCCAAACAGGTAGCGAGCTCCTTAAAGAAGGAAGGATGCTCCTGGCAATAGAGCGCTACATCCTTGATAGTCTGCGCCTTCCTGTTCGAAAGTCCTATAGAACGCATCTGCGCTATCTCGAGGCTGCTTATCGTCTCAGTGGTCAAATTGTAATTGCAAAGCAATTGAAACCGCTTTTCAATTACCTCGGCAACCTTGGAGGAGAGCATCTGAGAGATAACAAGGCCCACAACAAAAGTAAGTCCTTCTTCAGAAGTGGTATAGGAAAGCTTCCCTACCCGTTCGATTCCCTTTGCGAGGATCGGGTCTTTATTGCACAGGTACTGTATTTCCTCAGAGCTTTGATTATATTCGACCATTTTCTTCCCTTTTCCCTATTATTCTTTTACGATTCGCCCGCAGGGAAAATCGAGGGCAAACACATCCAGTTTTCCATCCCCGTCCCAGTCGAGTGTCCCATTGCATTGGTGGCATAGATAGATGGTCTTTAGATATTTCTTTTCCAACAAGGGGGGAACGACATCGCTGAAGGGCTTTGCATCGGGATGCAACTCTTTCATGAAATGGTAGAGGCCCTTGGTCCCCTTGCTGGAATTGCAACTCTTGCAGGCCCAGATCTGATTATGGATTCCCTGTATATGGTCGCATGTCCCACAGGTTTTTTTGATAAGCAGAGACTTTGGGACGATATGGTCCCAGGCCAGGTGATCTGGAGAACCGCAGTATGCGCAAACATGTTCAGTTTCAAGCATCTGCCTGTCTTCGCGCAGGATATCAGACCACTTTTTCTCATCGTCACGCAAAGCGCGAAACGTTTTCTTGATAAACCCGTAGGCTTGTTTCTTTGACTCCGGCCCAAAGGCAGAGCTGGCAATGATCTTTGCATACTGATAGAAAATGAGTTCTTTGATCGTCGTGACTTCCCGATCGGGCATACTGGCCTCCCGTTTCTTATGTAGATTCGAGTATATCCCTAATTTTTGGTTTATGTAGGAATTCTTAGGGACTTTTCTTTCGTTTTAGCAAAATAAATAAGGTAGCATGAGGTTCCTACAAAGAGGCTTGCTTGAGTGCAATTTACTCTAAAAACCTTTCTGGAATTTTTTAGGTGCGTTGAACATCAATTTAGAACAGTGCATCACCCAAATATACGAATAACAATATGTTCAAAAGCAAATTTTTCCTATCTACCCAATGGTTCTCCAAGCATCTTTCCCGCCCTGGCTTTACCCTCAGCAGTACTGCATCTTCTCTGTGTTTCTGTTATACTTACCTTCATGCAAGAACTTATCGAACAGACATTACAGAACTTATCCATAGCGTATCGTCTGGTACATCACCAGGCTGCCTACACCATGGCGGAAATGGAAGCATTGAATCTGAACCTTGGATGTACACACGTAAAGAACCTGTTTTTACGGGACCGAAAAAGCAGAAAATTCTTTTTGTTCTGTGTAAAAGGAGACAAACCGGTCAACCTGCAGCTGCTCTCGATCAAACTAGGGGTAGCAGGTGGGTTGAGCTTTGCAAATCACCAGCAGTTACAAGACAAACTGGGTCTTATGCCAGGTTCGGTAACCCCCTTGGGAATACTCAACGATGAGAAGCGAGAAGTAACAGTGGTGCTGGATTCAGGATTCACCGATACTGAGCTGGTTGGGGTGCATCCCAATGAAAATACAGCTTCGGTACTATTTATGTTTTCAGACTTGGTACGGATCCTTGTCGAGCATAAGACTCCGATACAATATATGGATTTGAAATGAACGCAAAAAAAGAACGGATTTATCAAGACACCTCCTATACCATCGATGCTGTGAAACTCGAGCTGGACAATGGAATGCTGTGTGAATTCCCCCTTATCAACCATCCCGGAGGGGTTGTCATTCTGGCAATGAACGAATACCGCCAGATTGCCCTGGTAAAACAAAATCGTTTTGCCATCGGGGAGGAGACGCTTGAGCTACCGGCAGGAAAGCTGGACAACAAACCGAATGAAACACCTTTAGATGGTGCAAAACGGGAATTGCGGGAAGAAGTGGGGGTTTTGGCCAACGACTGGACGTTTCTCGGCCATGTGTATCCATCACCCGGGATCCTCAATGAAAAACTCTGGTTATATTTTGCCAAAGACATCGTCCTCTCAAAACAAGACCTCGATTTCGACGAAATACTTACAGCAGAATGGATGAGCCTTTCCTCTTTCCGGTCACTGTTGCTCACAGGCAAAATAACCGATGCAAAAACCCTCTGCGCCTATGCCCTGGCAAAGGAAAAGAACTTTCTTTAGCACAACCGGGTTCCCTCCTTTCCAACACCTCCTTCAAGGGGGGCTCTGCTTCCTTCCCTGGGGAAGCAATTGATGACAACCACTTCCACCAGAGGGTAAAAAACTGCTAAGAACTGCAAAAACCCCCTGTTTTCATACGGTTTTTGCATCTTTTCCTTGAGGGAACTCCTAAACAGTGGTATCACAAGTAGTATGAAATTGAAAAACATATTATCGCCTGCCCTCGTCAAAATGCATCTTGAGGGAAAAACCAAGGAAGAGATAATCAGGGAACTGTTGGAAGTTCTGGTCGCAAATGGAAAAATTACCGATGTAGAAACTGTTTTTTCCGGGATTATGGTGAGGGAAAAAGAGATGTCTACAGGAATTCAGCATGGAGTTGCCATTCCCCACGTAAAAACCAAGGCAGTTAAAAACCTGGTAGCTTGCATCGGTTTAAAACCAGAAGGTGCCGATTTCCAAGCCCTCGACGGGGAACCGAGTACCATTTTTATTATGACGGTTTCCCCCATAGACCGCGTAGGACCGCATGTGCAGTTCCTTGCCGAGATCAGTAAAGTCATCAAAACAGCCGATACCCGTAGGCGTTTGCTTGAAACAAAAACGCCGCAAGAAGTCTTGGCAGTATTCGGTCTGTAGGAGAAAAACACTAATGTCTGAAGAAATGATGTTGTTGGTGATGCAACTGGGAGTAATCCTGCTTGCATCAAAATTTATGGGCTGGTTCTTTTCAAAAAAACTGAAACAGTCAAAGGTACTGGGAGAATTGATTGCAGGCATGATCATTGGGCCATTCATGCTAGGAGCCATTCCGCTGGGGAAGCTTGGACCTATGTTCCCCATGGTCTCTGGACCTATTCCGGTATCAGTCGAACTATATGGCTTTGCTACGATCGGCTCAATCTTTTTGCTGTTCGCCTCAGGTCTCGAGACAGACCTCCCTACCTTTATAAGGTTCTCGGGAAAAGCCTCAATCGTTGGGTTCGGCGGAGTAATCGTATCATTTTTCCTGGGAGCGGGAATCACCGTGCTCCTGGTTCCTGCCATTCACTCGATTATGGACCCCGAAGCGTTGTTTTTGGGAACCATCTGTACGGCAACCTCAATAGGGATTACCGCAAGGATCTTGAATGAGAAAAAGAAAATCTCTACCCCGGAAGGAGTAACCATACTTGCAGCCGCGGTGCTGGACGATGTCATCAGCATCATCCTGCTTTCCATTGTAGTCGGAATTGCAACGGTGGAGCAGAACGGGGGAACCATAGCCTGGCATACAATCGGACTCGTGGCAGGAAAGGCCATCGGGTTCTGGGTTCTTTGTATGGTCGTGGGCATTTTCATTGCGCCCCATATCACCCGCTCGCTGAAACGGTTCAATTCGTTGGAACTGATTGCCGAGATAACCTTTGGTCTCGCCCTCTTGCTTGCAGGATTGTCAGAGATGGTCGGTTTGGCAATGATCATCGGAGCTTACATCATGGGCCTGGCCCTTTCCCAGACTGATGTATCCTTTGAGATTTCCGAGCGTATCAATGCGGTAAGCGACTATTTTGTGTCCATGTTCTTTGCAGTGATGGGCATGATGGTGAACTTTGCCATGATCAAGCCGGTTTTGGGTTTTGGGCTTATCTTTGCCATCGTTGCCTTTATCGGGAAACTACTCGGATGCGGGCTCCCTGCCTTGTTCGCGGGTTTCAATATCCGTGGGGCTTTCAGGATCGGGGCAGGCATGCTTCCCCGTGGTGAGGTCACTTTGATCGTTGCAGGTATCGGATTGGCTTCGGGAGCCATCGGCGAAGACATGTTCGGGGTCGCGGTCGTAACCATGCTCCTAGCCTCGGTAGCAGCCCCACCCATGGTCGTCTTTGCCTTCAAGGG
The sequence above is a segment of the Sphaerochaeta pleomorpha str. Grapes genome. Coding sequences within it:
- a CDS encoding cation:proton antiporter, giving the protein MSEEMMLLVMQLGVILLASKFMGWFFSKKLKQSKVLGELIAGMIIGPFMLGAIPLGKLGPMFPMVSGPIPVSVELYGFATIGSIFLLFASGLETDLPTFIRFSGKASIVGFGGVIVSFFLGAGITVLLVPAIHSIMDPEALFLGTICTATSIGITARILNEKKKISTPEGVTILAAAVLDDVISIILLSIVVGIATVEQNGGTIAWHTIGLVAGKAIGFWVLCMVVGIFIAPHITRSLKRFNSLELIAEITFGLALLLAGLSEMVGLAMIIGAYIMGLALSQTDVSFEISERINAVSDYFVSMFFAVMGMMVNFAMIKPVLGFGLIFAIVAFIGKLLGCGLPALFAGFNIRGAFRIGAGMLPRGEVTLIVAGIGLASGAIGEDMFGVAVVTMLLASVAAPPMVVFAFKGGASGYRKSLEHAEEEDIVTIELEFPTERAADFVRRSITEGFRSEGFFIKRLEGTVKVWQIRKEATIFTIKSLETKLETNCKREDEDFVRLMLSETLVDFQGFLDGIKSMESPDMMGANLLIEMFAQEDAKQGKQV